In Morganella morganii, the following are encoded in one genomic region:
- the argO gene encoding arginine exporter ArgO, with translation MLSTYFQGLLLGAAMILPLGPQNVFVLQQGSRKQYHLMSAFLCTLSDVLLITAGVFGGSALLSQSVWLMALVTWGGVAFLLWYGWGALRAVFTADTALTMQEQVVRSRWRVIMTLVAVTWLNPHVYLDTFVVLGSIGGQLGSDMRIWFTAGAVCASILWFFGLALLAAWFSPVLQKPVSQRIINLFVGSVMWYIAIQLALKGLNISY, from the coding sequence ATGTTATCGACTTATTTTCAGGGGTTATTACTTGGCGCAGCAATGATACTGCCGCTCGGGCCGCAAAACGTATTTGTATTACAGCAGGGGAGCCGTAAACAGTACCATCTGATGAGTGCATTTTTATGCACGCTGAGTGATGTTTTACTGATCACGGCCGGGGTCTTCGGCGGCAGTGCGCTGCTGAGCCAGTCAGTGTGGCTGATGGCATTGGTTACCTGGGGCGGCGTGGCGTTTTTGCTGTGGTACGGCTGGGGGGCACTGCGGGCAGTTTTTACCGCTGATACCGCGCTGACCATGCAGGAACAGGTGGTCCGCAGTCGCTGGCGGGTGATTATGACGCTGGTGGCTGTTACCTGGCTGAATCCGCATGTTTATCTGGACACCTTTGTGGTGCTGGGCAGCATCGGCGGGCAACTCGGTTCTGATATGCGGATCTGGTTCACCGCCGGGGCAGTCTGTGCATCAATATTGTGGTTCTTCGGCCTGGCGCTGCTGGCGGCATGGTTCTCTCCGGTGCTGCAAAAACCGGTTTCACAGCGGATTATCAATCTGTTTGTCGGTTCGGTGATGTGGTATATCGCGATACAATTAGCTTTAAAAGGATTGAATATTTCTTATTAA
- a CDS encoding oxidative stress defense protein, with product MKLKSLALAAMVALGGYAAAAQAAETPAGPHISTSGSAVIQAEPDMATLSINVTVKEKDASAAKAQADKRVAQYFDFLKAQGIEKKDINAANISTSPDYVYDKEKEESVIRGYNASRSVTVKVHDLNKLNTLLDGALKSGLNDISAVEFGVNNPEKYREEVRQKAISDAISQAKSVAKGFGTELGAVYSIGYNAPQPVPVMARNKMMLAAGAPAAVSADETYEQQTIDFRDQVDVVFELKR from the coding sequence GTGAAACTGAAATCTCTTGCTCTTGCCGCTATGGTTGCCCTGGGTGGTTACGCGGCAGCTGCTCAGGCAGCGGAAACGCCGGCAGGCCCGCATATTTCAACCTCCGGCAGCGCCGTGATCCAGGCTGAGCCTGATATGGCGACACTGTCCATCAATGTGACAGTAAAGGAAAAAGATGCGTCAGCCGCCAAAGCACAGGCAGATAAACGTGTGGCGCAATATTTTGATTTCCTGAAAGCACAGGGAATTGAAAAGAAAGACATTAATGCGGCCAATATCAGTACCAGTCCGGATTATGTCTATGACAAAGAGAAAGAAGAGTCCGTTATCCGTGGTTATAACGCCTCACGCTCTGTGACAGTGAAAGTGCATGACCTGAACAAACTGAACACACTGCTCGACGGTGCGCTGAAAAGCGGGCTGAATGATATCAGTGCCGTTGAGTTCGGGGTGAATAATCCGGAGAAATACCGTGAAGAAGTACGCCAGAAAGCGATTTCTGATGCGATTTCACAAGCCAAATCGGTCGCAAAAGGCTTTGGTACTGAGCTGGGTGCGGTTTACAGCATCGGTTACAACGCACCACAGCCGGTTCCGGTAATGGCGCGTAATAAAATGATGCTGGCCGCCGGCGCACCGGCAGCAGTCTCTGCGGATGAAACCTATGAACAGCAGACTATCGATTTCCGCGACCAGGTGGATGTCGTGTTTGAACTGAAACGTTAA
- a CDS encoding LysR family transcriptional regulator ArgP, which yields MRRPDYRALQALDAVIRERGFERAAQKLCITQSAVSQRIKQLENLFGQPLLVRTVPPRPTEEGQKLLGLLHQVELLEAEWLGDDAGNIEPPLISLAVNADSLATWLLPALRHVLADLSIRLNIQVEDESRTHERLRRGEVVGAVSIQPRPLPGCLADQLGALDYLFVASPEFAARYFPDGVSRSALLKAPAVAFDYLDDMHMAFLQTNFDLAPGSVPSHVLNSSEAFVQLAKQSSACCMIPHLQIADELERGELLDLTPGLFQRRMLYWHRFAPESATMRRVTDALLKHGRQTLRQEQPETA from the coding sequence ATGAGACGACCGGATTATCGTGCCCTGCAGGCGCTGGACGCTGTTATCCGTGAACGTGGTTTTGAGCGGGCTGCACAGAAACTCTGTATTACCCAGTCTGCCGTTTCGCAGCGCATCAAACAGCTGGAAAATCTGTTCGGGCAGCCGCTGCTGGTGCGTACCGTGCCGCCGCGTCCGACTGAAGAAGGCCAGAAGCTGCTCGGCCTGCTGCATCAGGTGGAATTACTCGAAGCGGAATGGCTGGGGGATGATGCCGGGAATATTGAGCCGCCGCTGATCTCTCTGGCGGTCAACGCCGACAGCCTCGCGACCTGGCTGCTCCCGGCACTGCGTCATGTTCTGGCTGACCTGTCTATCCGTCTGAATATTCAGGTGGAAGATGAATCGCGGACTCATGAACGCCTGCGGCGCGGGGAAGTGGTCGGTGCGGTCAGTATTCAGCCGCGTCCGCTGCCCGGATGTCTGGCGGATCAACTTGGCGCGCTGGATTACCTCTTTGTCGCCTCACCGGAATTTGCCGCCCGTTATTTTCCTGACGGTGTCAGCCGCAGTGCCCTGCTGAAAGCCCCGGCTGTGGCGTTTGATTATCTCGATGACATGCACATGGCCTTTTTGCAGACCAATTTTGACCTCGCCCCCGGCAGTGTGCCGAGCCACGTACTCAATTCCTCAGAAGCCTTTGTGCAGCTGGCAAAACAGAGCTCAGCCTGTTGTATGATCCCGCATTTGCAGATTGCGGATGAACTGGAGCGGGGAGAGTTACTGGATCTGACACCGGGGCTGTTTCAGCGCCGGATGCTGTACTGGCACCGGTTTGCACCGGAAAGTGCCACCATGCGCCGGGTGACTGACGCCCTGCTGAAACACGGGCGTCAGACCTTACGGCAGGAGCAGCCTGAAACGGCTTAA
- the rpiA gene encoding ribose-5-phosphate isomerase RpiA, with the protein MTQDELKKAVGWAALEFVKPGTIVGVGTGSTASHFIDALATMKGQIDGAVSSSVVSTEKLKSYGIPVLDCNDVDSLDVYVDGADEIDHHMNMIKGGGAALTREKIVAAIAKKFICIVDESKRVDILGKFPLPVEVIPMARSYVARELVKLGGQPEYRQNVVTDNGNVILDVYNLEILNPVELENKINGIAGVVTVGLFANRGADVVLMGTQDGVKTIK; encoded by the coding sequence ATGACTCAGGATGAATTAAAAAAAGCGGTTGGCTGGGCAGCATTAGAATTCGTGAAGCCGGGCACCATTGTCGGTGTGGGCACCGGGTCCACCGCATCTCACTTTATTGATGCACTGGCAACCATGAAAGGCCAGATTGACGGCGCGGTATCCAGCTCTGTGGTCTCAACCGAAAAACTGAAAAGCTACGGCATTCCTGTGCTGGACTGCAATGATGTGGACAGTCTGGATGTGTATGTCGACGGCGCGGATGAAATTGACCACCATATGAATATGATCAAAGGCGGTGGCGCAGCACTGACCCGCGAGAAAATCGTGGCAGCTATCGCGAAGAAATTCATTTGTATCGTGGATGAAAGCAAGCGTGTTGATATTCTCGGTAAATTCCCGCTGCCGGTGGAAGTGATCCCGATGGCGCGTTCTTATGTGGCGCGCGAGCTGGTCAAACTCGGTGGTCAGCCGGAATACCGTCAGAATGTGGTAACAGATAACGGTAACGTAATTCTGGATGTCTACAACCTGGAAATCCTGAATCCGGTTGAGCTGGAAAATAAAATCAACGGTATCGCCGGTGTGGTGACCGTTGGTTTATTTGCTAACCGTGGTGCCGACGTGGTGCTGATGGGTACTCAGGATGGCGTAAAAACCATTAAATAA
- the serA gene encoding phosphoglycerate dehydrogenase produces MVKVSLEKDKIKFLLLEGVHQSAVDSLKAAGYSNIEYHKGALSTEELKEAIRDARFIGIRSRTQLTEEIFTCAEKLVAVGCFCIGTNQVDLDAAAKRGIPVFNAPFSNTRSVAEMVLGQLLLLLRRIPEANAKAHRGIWDKQAKGCYEARGKKLGIIGYGHIGTQLGILAESIGMDVYFYDIENKLPLGNATQVRHLSELLNMSDVVSLHVPETESTKNMIGKHEFELMKPGAIFINASRGTVVDIPALSQALASKHLSGAAVDVFPSEPAANNDPADPFISELIGFDNVILTPHIGGSTQEAQENIGFEVGGKLAKYSDNGSTLSAVNFPEVSLPVHGQNANRLLHIHENRPGLLTSINQVFTDRGINIAAQYLRTAGDLGYVVIDIVANNKDEADDVLLQLKALPGTVRARLLF; encoded by the coding sequence ATGGTAAAAGTATCACTGGAAAAAGATAAAATTAAATTTCTGCTATTGGAAGGCGTACACCAGAGTGCGGTAGACAGTCTGAAAGCAGCGGGTTATTCAAATATTGAATATCATAAAGGCGCATTATCCACGGAAGAATTAAAAGAAGCGATCCGTGATGCACGCTTTATCGGTATCCGATCCCGTACCCAACTGACGGAAGAGATTTTTACCTGTGCGGAAAAACTGGTCGCCGTCGGTTGTTTCTGTATCGGGACTAACCAGGTTGATCTTGATGCAGCGGCAAAACGCGGTATTCCGGTCTTTAACGCACCATTCTCAAACACCCGTTCCGTGGCTGAGATGGTGCTGGGCCAGTTATTACTGCTGCTGCGCCGTATTCCGGAGGCGAATGCCAAAGCGCATCGCGGTATCTGGGATAAACAGGCGAAAGGCTGCTACGAGGCGCGCGGTAAAAAGCTGGGGATTATCGGTTACGGCCATATCGGGACACAGCTGGGGATCCTGGCGGAATCCATCGGGATGGATGTCTATTTTTACGATATCGAAAACAAACTGCCGCTCGGCAATGCCACTCAGGTGCGCCATCTGTCTGAGCTGCTGAATATGAGTGATGTGGTCAGCCTGCATGTGCCGGAAACGGAATCCACCAAAAATATGATTGGTAAACATGAGTTTGAGCTGATGAAACCGGGGGCAATTTTTATTAACGCCTCACGCGGCACAGTAGTGGATATCCCGGCTCTGAGTCAGGCACTGGCATCAAAACACCTGTCCGGCGCGGCAGTGGATGTGTTCCCGTCTGAACCGGCGGCCAACAATGACCCGGCAGATCCGTTTATTTCAGAGCTGATTGGGTTTGATAATGTCATTCTCACCCCGCATATCGGCGGCTCCACTCAGGAAGCACAGGAAAATATCGGGTTTGAGGTCGGCGGTAAGCTGGCGAAATATTCCGATAACGGCTCGACGCTCTCTGCGGTCAACTTCCCGGAAGTGTCACTGCCGGTGCATGGCCAGAATGCCAACCGTCTGCTGCATATCCACGAAAACCGCCCGGGACTGCTGACCAGCATCAACCAGGTCTTTACTGATCGCGGTATTAATATCGCGGCGCAGTATCTGCGGACGGCGGGTGATCTGGGTTATGTGGTTATCGACATTGTGGCGAATAACAAAGATGAAGCTGACGACGTTCTGCTGCAGTTGAAAGCGCTGCCGGGAACTGTCAGAGCACGTCTGTTGTTCTGA
- a CDS encoding 5-formyltetrahydrofolate cyclo-ligase codes for MTHDPLLQARHHLRQLIRNKRRALTPQQQNTAAQDLVQQIIHHPDIHRANNIALFLSFDGEIDTRPLTEWLWSQGKQVFLPVLHPFSRHHLLFLAYRPDTPLIKNKFSISEPALDVTQVLPPQELDIMFIPLVAFDEKGERLGMGGGFYDRTLTGWQKKGFYPVGLAHDCQQVDELPAAQWDVPLPEVITPSRRWLWPEHK; via the coding sequence ATGACTCATGACCCGTTGTTACAAGCGCGGCATCATCTGCGTCAGTTAATCCGCAATAAGCGCCGTGCGCTGACACCTCAGCAGCAAAACACTGCCGCACAAGACCTTGTTCAGCAAATCATTCATCACCCTGATATACACCGCGCCAATAATATTGCCCTGTTTCTCTCTTTTGATGGTGAGATTGATACCCGTCCGCTGACAGAGTGGCTGTGGTCACAGGGAAAACAGGTATTTTTACCTGTTCTTCACCCGTTCAGCCGCCATCATCTGTTATTCCTTGCTTATCGCCCTGATACCCCGCTGATTAAAAACAAATTTTCAATTTCAGAACCGGCATTGGATGTCACACAGGTATTACCGCCGCAGGAACTGGATATTATGTTTATTCCGCTGGTCGCGTTTGATGAAAAAGGAGAGCGTCTCGGGATGGGCGGCGGTTTTTATGACCGCACACTGACAGGCTGGCAGAAGAAAGGGTTTTACCCGGTGGGGCTGGCACATGATTGTCAGCAGGTTGATGAACTTCCTGCCGCACAGTGGGATGTCCCGCTGCCGGAAGTGATCACGCCATCACGTCGCTGGCTGTGGCCGGAACATAAATAA
- the zapA gene encoding cell division protein ZapA — translation MSAQPVDIQIFGRSMRVNCPPEQREALLASAAELEQRLQDLKERSRVSNTEQLVFIVALNICHELAQEKLKTRDYAYNMEQKIKLLQQTIEQALHDQTRITERQVTPIE, via the coding sequence ATGTCTGCACAACCCGTTGATATCCAGATATTCGGGCGTTCCATGCGCGTTAATTGTCCACCGGAACAAAGAGAAGCTCTGCTCGCTTCTGCTGCGGAGCTTGAACAACGGTTACAGGACCTGAAAGAACGCAGCCGGGTGTCCAACACAGAACAGCTCGTTTTTATCGTCGCGTTAAACATCTGTCACGAACTGGCACAAGAAAAATTGAAAACGCGCGATTATGCCTATAACATGGAACAGAAGATAAAACTGTTACAGCAGACTATCGAGCAGGCGCTGCATGACCAAACCCGAATCACTGAGCGCCAGGTAACACCTATTGAATAA
- a CDS encoding YecA family protein, translated as MTPDKTLPDFKTLDELLRQQAVAMTASEMHGLITGLLCGGNTDDSWLALIHDLTNEGMAFSQVLAQPLRALFNTTFELLDDTECQFNLLLPDDEAGVFARADELAGWVNHFLLGLGVADPKFSDRKEVKEIVTDLREIGMLGYDEAEDAEELDDALEEVIEYVRVAVQLCYISLAKPRSAQKADAPEQKPTLH; from the coding sequence ATGACCCCGGATAAAACACTGCCCGATTTTAAAACACTTGATGAACTTTTGCGTCAGCAGGCCGTCGCCATGACCGCGTCAGAGATGCACGGCCTGATCACGGGTCTGCTCTGCGGCGGTAACACAGATGACAGCTGGCTGGCACTGATCCACGACCTGACCAACGAAGGCATGGCGTTTTCACAGGTTCTGGCACAGCCGCTGCGTGCTCTCTTTAATACCACATTTGAACTGCTTGATGATACCGAATGTCAGTTTAATTTACTGCTGCCGGATGATGAAGCGGGTGTGTTTGCCCGGGCTGATGAGCTGGCCGGCTGGGTCAATCACTTCTTATTAGGTCTGGGTGTGGCGGATCCGAAATTCAGTGATCGCAAGGAAGTAAAAGAAATTGTGACTGATCTGCGGGAAATCGGCATGCTGGGCTATGATGAGGCAGAAGATGCCGAAGAGTTGGATGACGCGCTGGAAGAAGTGATCGAGTATGTCCGCGTTGCGGTACAGCTGTGCTATATCTCGCTGGCGAAGCCGCGCAGCGCACAAAAGGCTGATGCGCCGGAACAGAAACCGACATTACACTGA
- the pepP gene encoding Xaa-Pro aminopeptidase: protein MNKQEFISRRQALLEKMAPASAAVFFSAPPAQRNADSEYPYRQHSDFLYLTGFSEPEAVLVLIKSDETHNHSVLFNRVRDLTAEIWFGRRLGQDAAPEKLGIDRALPFDEINEQLCQLLNGLDTLYFAQGEMAYADTIVFNALDTLRRGSRRNLSAPGTIIDWRPIVHEMRLFKSPAELDIMRRAGKVSALAHTRAMEKCRPGMYEYQLQGEIEHEFVSNGARFPSYNTIVGSGENGCILHYTENECRMKDGDLVLIDAGCEIEGYAGDITRTFPVNGKFSKEQREIYDLVLETLDVSLELYRPGTSIAEVTERVVEIMTEGLVKLGLLTGDVPHLIETKAYRAFFMHSLSHWLGLDVHDVGHYGTERDRILEPGMVLTIEPGLYIAPDADVPEAYRGIGVRIEDDIVITADGNENLTASVVKNADDIEALMAQAKQAE from the coding sequence ATGAATAAACAAGAATTTATCTCACGCCGTCAGGCATTGCTGGAAAAAATGGCACCGGCCAGCGCGGCGGTTTTCTTTTCGGCACCTCCGGCACAGCGCAATGCGGACAGTGAGTATCCCTACCGCCAGCACAGTGATTTTCTCTACCTGACCGGTTTCAGTGAGCCGGAAGCCGTACTGGTACTGATTAAAAGTGATGAAACCCATAACCACAGTGTTCTGTTTAACCGGGTTCGTGATCTGACGGCGGAAATCTGGTTCGGCCGCCGTCTCGGCCAGGATGCTGCGCCGGAAAAACTGGGTATTGACCGCGCACTGCCGTTTGATGAAATCAACGAGCAGCTCTGCCAGTTGCTTAACGGCCTCGACACCCTCTATTTCGCTCAGGGCGAAATGGCGTATGCTGATACCATTGTCTTTAATGCCCTCGATACACTGCGCCGCGGCAGCCGCCGTAACCTTTCCGCGCCGGGCACGATTATTGACTGGCGGCCGATTGTCCACGAAATGCGTCTGTTTAAATCCCCGGCGGAGCTGGACATCATGCGCCGTGCCGGGAAAGTCAGTGCACTGGCACACACCCGCGCGATGGAAAAATGCCGTCCGGGTATGTACGAATACCAGTTACAGGGCGAAATTGAACACGAATTTGTCAGTAACGGCGCGCGTTTCCCGTCCTATAACACCATTGTCGGCAGCGGTGAGAACGGCTGCATTCTGCACTACACCGAAAACGAATGCCGGATGAAAGACGGCGATTTGGTGCTGATCGACGCCGGATGTGAAATTGAGGGTTATGCCGGGGATATCACCCGTACCTTCCCGGTGAACGGCAAATTCAGCAAAGAGCAGCGCGAAATCTATGATCTGGTGCTGGAAACCCTGGATGTCTCCCTCGAACTCTACCGCCCCGGTACTTCTATTGCAGAGGTGACAGAGCGCGTGGTGGAAATCATGACGGAAGGGCTGGTAAAACTCGGCTTACTGACCGGGGATGTGCCGCATTTGATCGAGACCAAAGCATACCGCGCATTTTTCATGCATAGTCTCAGCCACTGGTTAGGACTGGATGTACATGATGTCGGCCATTACGGCACAGAACGTGACCGCATCCTGGAACCGGGTATGGTGCTGACCATCGAACCGGGGCTGTATATTGCGCCGGATGCGGATGTGCCGGAAGCATATCGCGGCATTGGTGTCCGTATCGAGGATGATATTGTCATCACAGCGGACGGCAACGAAAACCTGACCGCATCAGTGGTCAAAAACGCAGATGATATTGAGGCGCTGATGGCGCAGGCAAAACAGGCTGAATAA
- the ubiH gene encoding 2-octaprenyl-6-methoxyphenyl hydroxylase gives MSVIITGGGMTGATLALALSRLSHGRLPVALAEARLPDDHHPGFDARAIALAYGTCQRLEKIGLWSALKAHAAPITRVHVSDQGHTGCVNITAGDYDIDALGQVIELYDAGQTLFAELAKAENVTLYCPDSVKSITRTMDSVSVQLDSGKTLNGQVLIAADGSHSAVAQQCGMQWSDTPYEQVAVIANVMTELDPQGRAFERFTPQGPLAMLPMTEGRSSLVWCHRAEHAEAVREWDDETFCRELQKAFGWQLGKIVTAGARHCYPLTLSAAHSQISHRLALVGNASQTLHPIAGQGFNLGMRDVMALAEVISQAFLSQEDIGQYRVLMQYHAAREADRQATMTLTDSLVRLFSNSCFPLAAGRNAGLMAMEMLPFLRNRLAKQTLGWVAQPLNTATERG, from the coding sequence ATGAGTGTGATAATCACCGGGGGCGGAATGACCGGCGCAACACTGGCGCTGGCACTTTCCCGCCTCAGTCACGGCAGGCTTCCCGTTGCACTGGCGGAAGCCAGATTACCGGATGACCATCATCCGGGGTTTGATGCGCGGGCGATTGCCCTGGCATACGGTACCTGTCAGCGGCTGGAGAAAATCGGGCTGTGGTCCGCCCTGAAAGCGCATGCGGCGCCGATTACCCGGGTGCATGTGTCTGATCAGGGGCATACCGGCTGTGTGAATATTACCGCCGGTGATTATGATATTGATGCGCTCGGACAGGTGATTGAGCTGTATGATGCCGGGCAAACCCTGTTTGCCGAACTGGCAAAAGCCGAAAATGTCACGTTGTATTGTCCGGACAGCGTAAAAAGCATTACCCGTACAATGGATTCGGTCAGTGTTCAGCTGGACAGCGGCAAAACACTGAACGGTCAGGTTCTGATCGCGGCGGACGGCAGTCACTCTGCGGTCGCGCAACAATGCGGTATGCAGTGGAGCGACACCCCGTATGAGCAGGTGGCGGTGATTGCCAATGTGATGACAGAATTGGATCCGCAGGGGCGGGCGTTTGAGCGTTTCACCCCGCAGGGGCCGCTGGCCATGCTGCCGATGACAGAAGGGCGCAGTTCGCTGGTCTGGTGTCACCGTGCAGAGCATGCGGAAGCCGTGCGTGAATGGGATGATGAGACTTTCTGCCGCGAATTGCAGAAAGCCTTTGGCTGGCAACTGGGCAAAATTGTCACTGCCGGTGCCCGTCACTGTTATCCGCTGACTCTGAGTGCCGCGCACTCTCAGATTTCCCACCGCCTGGCGCTGGTGGGTAACGCCTCGCAGACACTCCATCCGATCGCCGGCCAGGGTTTTAACCTGGGAATGCGTGACGTGATGGCACTGGCGGAGGTTATCAGTCAGGCGTTTTTATCACAGGAAGATATTGGTCAGTACCGTGTGCTGATGCAATATCATGCCGCCCGTGAGGCTGACCGGCAGGCGACAATGACCCTGACCGACAGCCTGGTGCGCCTTTTCTCCAACAGTTGCTTCCCGCTGGCCGCCGGACGGAATGCCGGTCTGATGGCAATGGAAATGCTGCCGTTTCTGCGCAACCGGCTGGCAAAACAGACTCTCGGCTGGGTCGCGCAGCCGCTTAACACCGCCACGGAAAGAGGATAA
- the ubiI gene encoding FAD-dependent 2-octaprenylphenol hydroxylase: MQSYDVVIAGGGMVGLALACGLHGCGLRIAVIEKQAPDTRFDPQAPFAVRVSAINSASERLLGRLGVWQDILAKRAAPYQGMEVWDNDSFGRIAFSAAEAHCEHLGHIIENDVIRNALWERVQKLSDVTLLTGTQIRQVVWGENDAFITLENDDMLTTRLVAGADGANSWLRQHADIPVSFWDYEHHALVATIRTELPHENVARQVFHGDGILAFLPLPDAHHCSIVWSLPGLTAQHCLDLDDAAFNHKLAAAFDLRLGLCEVVSERRAIPLTGRYARQFAAPRLALLGDAAHTIHPLAGQGVNLGFMDVAELIGEIRRLTAEGKDIGNYFWLRRFERRRKQSAAMMLAGMQGFRELFDGSNPVKKLVRDVGLVLADTLPGVKPALLRHARGLSDMPDWLREPKPASAEKI; encoded by the coding sequence ATGCAGTCATATGATGTGGTAATTGCCGGTGGCGGCATGGTCGGGCTGGCACTGGCCTGTGGTCTGCACGGCTGCGGGCTGCGTATCGCCGTGATTGAAAAGCAGGCGCCGGATACCCGTTTTGATCCGCAGGCGCCGTTTGCTGTCCGGGTCTCCGCCATCAACAGTGCCAGTGAGCGCTTACTGGGGCGACTGGGTGTCTGGCAGGATATTCTGGCAAAACGCGCGGCACCGTATCAGGGCATGGAAGTGTGGGATAACGACAGCTTTGGCCGTATTGCGTTCAGCGCGGCGGAAGCCCATTGTGAACACCTTGGTCATATCATTGAGAACGATGTGATCCGCAACGCGCTCTGGGAGCGGGTGCAAAAGCTGTCTGATGTAACACTGCTCACCGGTACGCAAATCCGTCAGGTGGTGTGGGGCGAAAACGATGCCTTTATCACCCTGGAAAATGACGACATGCTCACGACCCGCTTAGTGGCCGGGGCAGACGGTGCAAATTCCTGGCTGCGTCAGCATGCGGATATCCCGGTTTCGTTTTGGGATTATGAGCATCACGCGCTGGTCGCCACCATCCGCACAGAACTGCCGCATGAGAATGTGGCGCGTCAGGTTTTCCACGGCGACGGCATTCTGGCATTTCTGCCGCTGCCGGATGCACATCACTGCTCAATTGTCTGGTCTCTGCCCGGACTGACAGCACAGCACTGTCTGGATCTGGATGATGCTGCGTTTAACCATAAACTGGCAGCGGCGTTTGATCTGCGCCTCGGGCTGTGTGAAGTGGTCAGTGAGCGGCGGGCAATCCCGCTGACCGGACGTTATGCCCGTCAGTTCGCCGCGCCGCGTCTGGCGCTGCTGGGCGATGCGGCTCACACCATTCATCCGCTGGCCGGACAGGGTGTTAACCTCGGTTTTATGGATGTGGCAGAGCTGATTGGCGAAATCCGCCGTCTGACGGCTGAAGGCAAAGATATCGGTAACTATTTCTGGCTGCGCCGTTTTGAGCGCCGCCGCAAGCAGAGTGCCGCAATGATGCTGGCCGGAATGCAGGGTTTCCGTGAACTGTTCGACGGCAGCAATCCGGTGAAAAAACTGGTCCGTGATGTCGGTCTGGTGCTGGCAGACACACTGCCGGGCGTGAAACCGGCGCTGCTGCGCCATGCCCGCGGACTGAGTGATATGCCGGACTGGCTGCGTGAACCGAAGCCGGCATCAGCTGAAAAAATCTAA
- the gcvT gene encoding glycine cleavage system aminomethyltransferase GcvT, translated as MAQHTPLSGEHVACGAKMVDFHGWMMPLHYGSQIEEHHNVRNDAGMFDVSHMTIVDFHGPQCQQFLRYLLANDVAKLTEKGKALYTGMLNASGGVIDDLIVYYFADDFYRLVVNSATREKDLAWIDEHRKNFAAEMTVRDDLAMIAVQGPHAKEKVATLLSAEQKAAVAGMKPFYGVQSGDYFIATTGYTGEEGYEIALPAEQAADLWKKLLAAGVKPAGLGARDTLRLEAGMNLYSQEMDETVNPLAANMGWTIAWQPEDRKFIGREALEKFRRDGTEKQVGLVMREKGVLRAGMEVRFTDELGKLQTGVITSGTFSPSLGFSIALARVPQGIGNTAIVQVRNREVPVEVVKPGFVRNGKALV; from the coding sequence ATGGCACAACACACACCACTGTCCGGTGAGCACGTTGCCTGCGGGGCAAAAATGGTGGATTTCCACGGCTGGATGATGCCGCTGCACTACGGCTCCCAGATCGAAGAGCACCACAATGTCCGCAATGACGCCGGTATGTTCGATGTTTCCCATATGACAATCGTGGACTTTCATGGTCCGCAATGTCAGCAGTTCCTCCGTTATCTTCTCGCCAACGATGTGGCAAAACTCACCGAAAAAGGCAAAGCACTGTATACCGGGATGCTCAATGCGTCCGGCGGTGTGATCGATGATCTTATCGTCTATTACTTTGCGGATGATTTTTACCGGCTGGTGGTGAACTCCGCCACCCGTGAAAAAGATCTGGCGTGGATTGACGAACATCGCAAAAACTTTGCGGCTGAGATGACAGTCCGTGATGATTTGGCGATGATTGCTGTTCAGGGGCCGCATGCCAAAGAAAAAGTTGCGACACTGCTGAGTGCGGAACAAAAAGCCGCCGTCGCCGGGATGAAACCGTTTTACGGCGTGCAGAGCGGCGATTATTTCATTGCCACTACCGGGTACACCGGCGAGGAAGGTTATGAAATCGCGCTGCCCGCAGAGCAGGCTGCTGACCTGTGGAAAAAACTGCTGGCCGCCGGGGTGAAACCTGCCGGGTTAGGAGCGCGGGATACCTTACGCCTCGAAGCTGGCATGAATCTTTACAGCCAGGAGATGGACGAAACCGTCAATCCGCTGGCGGCGAATATGGGCTGGACTATTGCCTGGCAGCCGGAAGACCGGAAATTTATCGGCCGTGAGGCACTGGAAAAATTCCGCCGTGACGGCACTGAAAAACAGGTCGGTCTGGTGATGCGCGAAAAAGGCGTACTGCGGGCCGGAATGGAAGTCCGCTTTACTGATGAGCTCGGCAAATTACAGACCGGCGTTATCACCAGCGGAACTTTCTCCCCGTCACTGGGATTCAGTATCGCGCTGGCCCGCGTCCCGCAGGGGATCGGCAATACCGCTATTGTACAGGTGCGCAACCGTGAAGTGCCTGTTGAGGTCGTGAAACCGGGATTTGTCCGTAACGGCAAAGCACTGGTCTGA